From Cellulosimicrobium sp. ES-005, one genomic window encodes:
- the lipA gene encoding lipoyl synthase, producing the protein MTIAPEGRRMLRVEARNAATPIEKKPEWIKTRATMGPEYSELKGLVKREGLHTVCEEAGCPNIFECWEDREATFLIGGDQCTRRCDFCQIDTGKPADFDADEPRRVAESVQAMGLRYSTITGVARDDLPDGGAWLYAETVRQIHQLNPGTGVELLIPDFNAIPELLDEVNDSRPEVLAHNLETVPRIFKQIRPGFRYERSLSVLTRAREAGLVTKSNIILGMGETIAEAKEALQDLHDAGCDLVTITQYLRPSLRHHPVDRWVKPEEFVELSDAAEEIGFLGVMSGPLVRSSYRAGRLWGQAMTRRGMEIPAALAHLAEPTTSRQEAASLLARSPH; encoded by the coding sequence GTGACGATCGCACCTGAAGGACGGCGCATGCTGCGGGTCGAGGCCCGCAACGCCGCGACGCCGATCGAGAAGAAGCCCGAGTGGATCAAGACCCGCGCGACGATGGGTCCTGAGTACTCCGAGCTCAAGGGCCTCGTGAAGCGCGAGGGCCTGCACACGGTCTGCGAGGAGGCGGGCTGTCCCAACATCTTCGAGTGCTGGGAGGACCGCGAGGCGACGTTCCTCATCGGCGGCGACCAGTGCACGCGCCGCTGCGACTTCTGCCAGATCGACACGGGCAAGCCGGCCGACTTCGACGCGGACGAGCCGCGGCGCGTCGCCGAGTCCGTCCAGGCGATGGGCCTGCGCTACTCGACCATCACGGGCGTCGCACGCGACGACCTGCCCGACGGCGGTGCCTGGCTCTACGCGGAGACCGTCCGCCAGATCCACCAGCTCAACCCGGGGACGGGCGTCGAGCTGCTCATCCCCGACTTCAACGCGATCCCCGAGCTGCTCGACGAGGTGAACGACTCCCGCCCTGAGGTGCTCGCGCACAACCTCGAGACCGTGCCGCGCATCTTCAAGCAGATCCGCCCGGGCTTCCGCTACGAGCGCTCGCTGTCGGTCCTCACGCGGGCGCGCGAGGCCGGGCTGGTGACCAAGTCGAACATCATCCTCGGCATGGGCGAGACGATCGCGGAGGCCAAGGAGGCGCTGCAGGACCTGCACGACGCCGGCTGCGACCTCGTGACGATCACGCAGTACCTGCGCCCGTCGCTGCGCCACCACCCGGTGGACCGGTGGGTCAAGCCCGAGGAGTTCGTCGAGCTGTCCGACGCCGCGGAGGAGATCGGCTTCCTCGGCGTCATGTCCGGCCCGCTCGTACGGTCGTCCTACCGCGCGGGACGCCTGTGGGGCCAGGCCATGACGCGCCGCGGCATGGAGATCCCGGCGGCTCTCGCGCACCTCGCCGAGCCGACGACGTCCCGCCAGGAGGCCGCGAGCCTGCTGGCCCGTTCGCCCCACTAG
- a CDS encoding MFS transporter, with protein sequence MTTTPARPTSRARTSPPLPAPPRPDAPGRSGYARLPQLAGRAFLPVAFLARLPFSMLTIGTLLLVSSTTGSVAIGGLASAATALGTALGGPTQGALADRVGQRRVLLVAVPVATLAVLGLVLAASAPGATAAVLAAAAVTGASAPQVGPLARVRWLRLAADEPRTVEAAMSYESTADEVSFVLGPALVGVLASAGSPQVAVLVAAGGIAVFGTAFALHPTARATLHAPATSSDAGTGTGTTSAATDTVGTLALVRREAVVLVGMLAMGLLFGGTQAALTALARDAGVPGSAGLVYAVMGVGSAVTALSVVALPRRWGLRSRWITFAAGLVAGTVALVLAAASGSLTAVVVAVAATGLFVGPVMVTVFTVAGERAPAGRTASAMTLVASANVVGVAVGASGGGALADAVSTTTAFWLPVVAAVLLVATGVSLTSRPQGERRAGDDERERVV encoded by the coding sequence ATGACCACCACCCCCGCGCGCCCGACGTCGCGCGCCCGCACCTCCCCGCCCCTGCCCGCTCCTCCCCGCCCCGACGCGCCGGGGCGCAGCGGCTACGCCCGGCTGCCGCAGCTCGCGGGCCGCGCGTTCCTCCCCGTGGCGTTCCTCGCCCGGCTCCCGTTCTCGATGCTCACCATCGGGACCCTGCTCCTGGTGTCCTCGACGACCGGGTCCGTCGCGATCGGCGGGCTCGCCTCGGCGGCGACCGCGCTCGGGACGGCGCTCGGCGGCCCGACCCAGGGCGCGCTCGCCGACCGCGTCGGTCAGCGCCGGGTCCTGCTCGTCGCCGTCCCCGTCGCGACGCTCGCCGTGCTCGGTCTCGTCCTCGCCGCCTCCGCGCCCGGCGCGACGGCCGCCGTCCTCGCCGCCGCGGCGGTGACGGGAGCGAGCGCACCGCAGGTCGGCCCGCTCGCGCGCGTGCGCTGGCTCCGGCTCGCCGCCGACGAGCCGCGCACCGTCGAGGCCGCGATGAGCTACGAGAGCACCGCCGACGAGGTGAGCTTCGTGCTCGGCCCCGCGCTCGTCGGCGTCCTCGCGTCGGCCGGCTCGCCGCAGGTCGCGGTCCTCGTCGCTGCGGGCGGCATCGCCGTCTTCGGCACCGCGTTCGCTCTCCACCCGACGGCGCGCGCGACCCTCCACGCCCCCGCCACCTCGTCCGACGCGGGAACGGGCACGGGCACGACGAGCGCGGCCACCGACACCGTCGGGACGCTCGCGCTCGTACGGCGCGAGGCCGTCGTGCTCGTCGGGATGCTCGCGATGGGCCTCCTGTTCGGCGGGACCCAGGCCGCGCTCACCGCGCTCGCCCGCGACGCGGGCGTCCCCGGGAGCGCGGGCCTCGTCTACGCCGTGATGGGGGTGGGCTCCGCCGTCACCGCGCTGTCGGTCGTCGCGCTCCCCCGCCGCTGGGGCCTGCGCAGCCGGTGGATCACGTTCGCTGCCGGGCTCGTGGCGGGCACGGTCGCCCTCGTCCTCGCCGCCGCGAGCGGCTCGCTGACCGCCGTCGTCGTCGCGGTCGCCGCGACCGGCCTGTTCGTCGGGCCGGTGATGGTCACGGTGTTCACCGTCGCCGGCGAGCGCGCACCCGCCGGGCGCACGGCGTCAGCCATGACGCTCGTGGCGAGCGCGAACGTCGTCGGTGTGGCGGTCGGCGCCTCCGGTGGCGGCGCGCTCGCCGACGCCGTCTCGACGACGACCGCCTTCTGGCTGCCCGTCGTCGCGGCGGTCCTGCTCGTCGCGACCGGGGTGTCGTTGACGTCACGTCCACAGGGTGAGCGACGCGCGGGAGACGACGAGCGCGAGCGCGTAGTCTGA
- the lipB gene encoding lipoyl(octanoyl) transferase LipB, translating to MDLLALPGITEYHEAWDLQRAVHDDVVATTRPDTLILVEHPSVYTAGRRTRRDERPDDGTPVVDVDRGGKITWHGPGQQVAYPIVRLAEPVDVVAYVRALEEAVMGVCARLGLATMRVEGRSGVWVAADATRRERKVCAIGVRVAKGVTMHGLALNCVPDLSRFDRIVPCGIEDADVTSLTAELGREVTLAEVAPLLVAALEDALTPLLAATAWDDAHPTSPQDALAG from the coding sequence ATGGACCTGCTCGCGCTGCCCGGGATCACGGAGTACCACGAGGCCTGGGACCTCCAGCGCGCGGTGCACGACGACGTCGTCGCGACCACCCGGCCGGACACCCTGATCCTCGTCGAGCACCCCTCCGTCTACACCGCCGGCCGCCGCACGCGCCGTGACGAGCGGCCCGACGACGGCACGCCCGTCGTCGACGTGGACCGCGGCGGGAAGATCACGTGGCACGGCCCGGGCCAGCAGGTCGCCTACCCGATCGTGCGGCTCGCCGAGCCGGTCGACGTCGTCGCGTACGTGCGCGCGCTCGAGGAGGCCGTCATGGGCGTGTGCGCGCGGCTCGGCCTCGCGACGATGCGCGTCGAGGGACGCAGCGGGGTCTGGGTCGCTGCCGACGCGACGCGCCGCGAGCGCAAGGTCTGCGCGATCGGCGTGCGCGTCGCGAAGGGCGTGACGATGCACGGGCTCGCCCTCAACTGCGTGCCCGACCTCTCCCGCTTCGACCGGATCGTCCCGTGCGGGATCGAGGACGCCGACGTGACCTCGCTCACCGCCGAGCTCGGGCGCGAGGTCACGCTCGCCGAGGTCGCGCCGCTGCTCGTCGCCGCGCTGGAGGACGCGCTCACGCCGCTGCTCGCCGCGACCGCGTGGGACGACGCGCACCCGACCTCCCCGCAGGACGCGCTCGCGGGCTAG